GCCAATGTTCCGCCGCAAGGTGGACGTAAACACCCACACCAGGAATACATTCCAGTCGAAACCAAAAATATCCTCTTTATTTGTGGAGGAGCATTTGTTGGCTTAAGTGATATCATCAAACAACGAGTTGGTGTGAAGTCGATCGGATTCCACTCCAATGAAATTGTAAACGATAAGGGTAGAAGGATTGAAGAGGGGGAATCTGTGGTTCACCATGTAATTCCTGATGATCTTATGAAATTTGGTCTGATCCCAGAATTTATTGGAAGACTTCCTATCATTGCCACACTCGATGAACTCACCATTGAAAGTTTAAAATCTATTTTTACAGAACCTAAAAATTCCCTTCTCAAACAATACCAAAAGATGTTTGATATTGAGAACGTAAAACTCAAGTTCACTGAAGCTGCCATTGAAGCCATTGCCCAGACCGCCATCAAACGCGAAAGTGGAGCGAGGGGGCTTCGTGCCATCGTCGAAGAGATTATGATGGAGCTAATGTTCCAAATTCCTTCTCGTAAGGATGTATTGGAAGTGGTTGTGACTGATGAAACAGTTCTTAAAAAGGAAGCTCCCATCACCATCTTAAAAGGTGATATCGAAAAGATCGCTTAAAGTTAAGTTTGGATTTTCTAGATTCGGATTCTGAATCTAGAAAAATGGGAAAGACCTATCTTACAGATAGGTCTTTGTTTTTAGGGGTAGTTTATGGTGGATTCCAATAAAATAAAAAACTCGATCATTCCTCGCTTACTAATTCCCTTTAAGATAAAATTCAAAACTTCATTTTTGATTTTCTTAATTGGATTTTCATTTTCTCGTTGTCACTTGCAAAAAGATTCAGACACCACTTCCGTTGCAAATGAAGCAACTCCGCAAAAATCAAATCATCTAGAGTGGATCAAAATCAAAGAATCTGTCTGGATTCACAAAAGTTATGGTGAGTTTGCAGGACAAACTTACTCTTCCAATGGACTTGTGGTGTTAACAAATAAAGGCGTCGTAGTTGTTGATACTCCTTGGACAGAATCGCAAACTGAAGAGTTGTTTACCGGTATCCAATCCAAATTCCAAAAAGAGATTCTATATTTGATTGTGACTCATGCACATGACGACCGTATGGCGGGAGTCCCTCTCTTTCAAAGCCGAAACATTCCCATTTATAGCACAAATTTAACGGCAAAACTGGCAAAAGAAAGGGGATTGGGGAAAACAAATCCCATCCTCGACCTCCAAACTAGACTTGCTGCAGGAAACCAATGGGTAGAAGTTTTTTATCCTGGGCAGGGCCATTCCGTGGACAATATAGTGGTTTGGCTCACCGACACTCATATCCTCTTTGGAGGTTGTCTTGTTAAGTCAGTTGAAGCCAAAGACCTCGGTAATACAAAGGATGCTAATATAGAGGAGTGGGGAATTTCCGTGAAGAGGGTTCTCGCTCGTTACCCTGATGCGGAAGTGGTGGTTCCGGGGCATGGAGATTGGGGAAAACTGGACTTACTACGTCATACGATTCGGTTACTTGTTGCGGCGAACAACTAAGATAGAAAGTTTTTCCATAGGATTTGTGAGATTTCTTTCTGCTCCTAAAGCACTCATCTTTTTTGCAATCGCAAGTAACATCTGTCTAGAAGAACTTGGTCTTAGATCTAATAGATAATCAACAAACTCTTCCATAATTTCAAAAGAAGTCAGCCCAAACTGGCTGAGGGTTCTGTCACTGGCCCAAACCAAATAATCTCCAATCTCAATCCCATCCGCGATAGAAAGTGGGTGTTTGTGGTTGGGATACCAATGGTCATCACCACTTCCTTCAATCACTTGGATTCCATGATCAGAAAATTGAAAGATAGGCATGTCCATATAGTGAAGAAAAGACATCTTATCTTCCTTGTTTTGGATCACAAAGGCAGAGATTTTTAGTTTCAAAAATGTAAACTGATGAAGAGCATTTTTTAATTTTTCCAATAGTTCTTCTGTGGAAAAAAGACTATCACCAAAAGAAGAAACAATTCCATGAATAAAAACCTTTTCGGAAGATTCTAAAATTCCAGGTTCCATGTGTCCGGCAAGGATTCCAAAGATTCCATCGTTGGCTCTTACGATACGAATGTAATCTGCTCCCGCATAACGCATAATAGAGGGGAATACGGAAACATCAAATCCAGGAATTTTAGGGATATGAATGTCTGGAATTTGTTTGTTTACGGAAGTCGCTTGGTTTGTTTTCCAATCAAATTTGTTTTCGAATTGTTCTTCTCCAAGATTTTCATCTCCTTGCAAAAGAGTAAACCGAACCGATTTGTAAATTTTGTATTCTTCTGATTCGGGATTTAGATTACGGATATCTTTCGGAAGTTCATTGTCCTGGATATGTGCAATCAAATGGAGAATGTATTGGTATAAAAAACCGAGGAAATAGTAGGTCAAAAATCCTGTGATGAGTGAAAATACAAAAGAAGAGTAGATCCCCACCAAATTGAAGTTAAGTGTGTTTTCCCCTTTGGGATTTTGCCAGTGGGTGAAGGTAAATTCTGCAAATAAAAAATGAATGAAAAAGAATAGGAAACTTATGATTCCAAGTAGTATGGGAAGTTTGACACGATAACTCATTTGCGATCTGTAGTTTCCAATACTTTCATGACCATAGCAGAAAGGAAAAAAAGAAAACTAAGAGGAACAAGTAACATCAACATAGAAAAAACATCGGGGCCTGGAGAAAGTACTGCAGATACAACGGCTATGATGAGCACCGCTTCTCTCCATCTAGAAATGAGAAAACGAGAGGAAAGAATTCCGATCCGTCCGAGTAGGATAAGGACAATGGGCAATTGAAACGAGGCTCCAAACACTAAGTGCAGATTGAAAAACAAATCATAATATTCGTCAATCGGTAAATAGGGATCCACTCCATCAGGTCTTAGAACCACAAGGAAGACTCGAAGGAAATTTTCAAAAACGGTGAACCAACAGAGTGCAAGGCCTGACCAAAAAAGTAAGGTAGAAAACAAGATGATGAATTTTCCCCATTTTTCAGTCCTTGGATCCACAGCCGGTGCCACAAACCCCCAAAGGATGTACAAAAGGAAGGGTAAAGAAACAAGGAC
The sequence above is drawn from the Leptospira sp. WS4.C2 genome and encodes:
- the bla gene encoding subclass B1 metallo-beta-lactamase, with protein sequence MVDSNKIKNSIIPRLLIPFKIKFKTSFLIFLIGFSFSRCHLQKDSDTTSVANEATPQKSNHLEWIKIKESVWIHKSYGEFAGQTYSSNGLVVLTNKGVVVVDTPWTESQTEELFTGIQSKFQKEILYLIVTHAHDDRMAGVPLFQSRNIPIYSTNLTAKLAKERGLGKTNPILDLQTRLAAGNQWVEVFYPGQGHSVDNIVVWLTDTHILFGGCLVKSVEAKDLGNTKDANIEEWGISVKRVLARYPDAEVVVPGHGDWGKLDLLRHTIRLLVAANN
- the rktP gene encoding Arg-Lys translocation region protein phosphatase RktP: MSYRVKLPILLGIISFLFFFIHFLFAEFTFTHWQNPKGENTLNFNLVGIYSSFVFSLITGFLTYYFLGFLYQYILHLIAHIQDNELPKDIRNLNPESEEYKIYKSVRFTLLQGDENLGEEQFENKFDWKTNQATSVNKQIPDIHIPKIPGFDVSVFPSIMRYAGADYIRIVRANDGIFGILAGHMEPGILESSEKVFIHGIVSSFGDSLFSTEELLEKLKNALHQFTFLKLKISAFVIQNKEDKMSFLHYMDMPIFQFSDHGIQVIEGSGDDHWYPNHKHPLSIADGIEIGDYLVWASDRTLSQFGLTSFEIMEEFVDYLLDLRPSSSRQMLLAIAKKMSALGAERNLTNPMEKLSILVVRRNK
- the tatC gene encoding twin-arginine translocase subunit TatC codes for the protein MAGKKRTALPLPLPPPEDSETREKYMSLGDHLEELRQRLIYSILVVSVFMIATLYFGSEIHSILIQPYKSVLGPDAHFFQIQLMAPFLIYLKTSFILSVLVSLPFLLYILWGFVAPAVDPRTEKWGKFIILFSTLLFWSGLALCWFTVFENFLRVFLVVLRPDGVDPYLPIDEYYDLFFNLHLVFGASFQLPIVLILLGRIGILSSRFLISRWREAVLIIAVVSAVLSPGPDVFSMLMLLVPLSFLFFLSAMVMKVLETTDRK